The Neoarius graeffei isolate fNeoGra1 chromosome 10, fNeoGra1.pri, whole genome shotgun sequence sequence gagctcagcacagtgtatccgcgtattctcaatgtttacacagcaccggaccagacacgatctggattgaatacgtggaccctggcggattcccgtttcccggcgttttaatgtaaacggacagtgcatccgcgaagaaaacgagacagatacggtctaatgtaaacttggcctgacatggttgtttcagaaatgagaagctactcattgCATCAATTAGGTTTAAAAGACTTGTTGCCACCTGAAACaattactgcagtaattatccactcaaaggctcttaagtatttacTTATTGAAATCCAAAGAGCAGCTTTTCTGGCCAGGCAGTGTAGAAAATGACAATTCTGCTATtactgacataaaaaaaaaaaaatccttaccgATATAAAGCCATAACCTTTTGACCTGCCCGTTTCACTGTCCATGATCAACTGGATGCTTTCAATCTAGGTAaggaaggcaaggattaaccaacTTTGCATTACTAGAATTTCACTAGTAAGTGGCAGTTAAAAGCCCATGTGTTGTCTTGTACATCTGCAGCAGTGTAAATCACAGACATAATGCATCAACAGTCTCACCTTCCCAAAGGGCTCGAATATGCCTCTGAGCATTTCCTCTGTGATGTTGAAGTGCAGAGAGCCCACATAGAGGCGCATTGGTCCTGCACTGCCTTTTTGTAGGTTATGGGCTGCCGCCGCCGCTGCCGCCCTGTTTTTCTCGGCCTAAACGAGGCAGTGACGCAGAGTTAGACATCACGTATGGAAAGCTGAATCAGGACGACTGTTAACATGTGGGATTATACAGACCTGTGAGGCTTGAACAATGATCGGCACTCCCAGCAGCCTCTGTCCTGTCAGCCCAATAGCCAGGGGCACAGAGGTGGCCTCCACAAACTCCACATATGCAATACCCTTTGACCTGCGAGAGTTTCTGTCTGAAATCATCCTCACATCACGCACCTTTATAAAAGAGGATGGAAATAAGCTGTTAAAACAAAGCATTGGGGGGACCCCAAAAACACAGAAATAACTTAAATGGGGCAGCACTTACTTTGCCCACAGCAGAGAAGAACTCTTCCAGATCTCTGGGTCTGATTCTGGCAGCCAGCTGCATGCAGAATACTGTGCGAGCATCTCTCTCCTCTGCACTCAGATTATCAATAGGCTTCCTGCAGGAGAAAGTAGGGAGTTTGGGGATTTATATGGACCAGCACAGCAAGTATATTTATCTTGATTTTCACACTGAAAATCTAAGGGAGTGGTATCTTAGTGAATTATAAAACTAATTTCTAAGCTCTCTAACTTATTCACAATAACACCAGCCAATAAACATAGCTCATTAAAGTATGACCAAAAAGAAAAAGTAGCATAGTTATATTACCTGATTGGGCTCTTCTCTTTCTTAAACGGGCTCTTCTCTTTCTTAAATGGGCTCTTCTCTTTCTTAAACGGGCTCTTGCGGCTGTAATAAAAGAGAAACAGTGATATATTTGAGGTTAACTGTTTGTTATTAACTGTATGTATATGCCCAGTTGTGGTGTGCCAGTTAAAGGTGTGTATTGGGATTTGAGGAGGGGGAGTAGTTATCCAGTCTTATGGGCTGGAGCAAGCAGTCAGATATGAACATCAGATCGAACATATCTCGTACTACACCATCTGAAAAGAGGATGCCATACTCACTGGGGGCTTTTGTGACCTCGGTAACGTCCATGCCTTTCATGACTTCGAGAACGGCGGTCTCTGCTACGTGATCGCCTCTTCTCCCGACTGCGGCTCCTACGCTTGTCCTTGCCCTTCTTGCGCTCTCTGCTCCTACGGCGGTCTGGACTTGGGCTGCGACTCCGACTGTGCCTTTTCCTACAGAGTTTTTAGGAaaataaaagagagaaaaaaaaaaaagtttaaagcaTGTGGCCGTCACTACAAAAGATGAGTAAACCAAAAGAAGCGTTACTCACTTCCTGCTGTGTTCTTCATAGCCGTTTGCACTATACGACTTGCTGTCACCCTAAGCAGGGTTGATAGAAGAACATCATGAGGACGGACAGGATACATAGCAAGTCATCAAGGGAATgggggagggggacaagagaaAATACAGAATATATTGATTTAGAAACAGTTAAAATTCCTGTTGCTTACTCTGCCCTTTTTGCTTTGCCACAAAATCAAATCTTTGCCCCCAAAAAGGAGCAACAGTTTGCATGCTAGCAGAAAGACCATGGTGCTTAATGGAGACTCAGCTCTACAGTCTGACAGTACCCTGCTATTTTAAACCTAAAGCGTGCTGCTAAGCACACTGTCACTAAACAGGGTTTCCACAGTGGAGGTGGTCATTCGTTGAGATCTTCGCCCATTTGTGCGGTTGGACCGTGCGAGTGCGATGCCATCTCTGTCTTACATCTCGTCCTGAAGCACACAGGGATTTACACGGCTTAGTCAGAACGGCTCCCATGTGACATGGCATCAAAGCATTACAAAGAAAAACGAAGAGGAaacaccccccccttttttttttttcaacatcagCAGTATTTTTTATATACCTACAACGAAGTCAACTTGGGAGGCGTGTGCCCTAAATAAGGCCAAATAAATGTAGTTTCTTGGTTATTTATCACAAAAGATTCCTAAAAGCAAATGGCAAAATAAAATGGATTAAGGAGAAGCTTAAGAATAAGGGGCAtgcaaaagagaaaaaaaaaaatccaatatatTGACTTATCTGAGACCTTTTCTGGAGAATAGCTTGGGAGACAGTATTCATATTCTGCAACAATCCGTTAAATATTGTAACAACCAAAAGTACTGGTGAGCTATTAAATTCATATCGAACAATACTTTTCTTCATGAACTTGTACATTAGAGTCTGTATGAACAACTGCGTATTCCATGTAACCGAGATGATCTGCCAGGTAGCACAATCTTAAACACTAACACATGATGGCGGATTTTGCAGGACAAAGATCAACCGTGTGGAGTAAAAATGTGAATACTGTCTCCAGTTCAGTAAGGTTCTATCCCTGTTTCATCCACTGTCTCATCTTGTTGACATCAGACAGGTGACAGGATGTGAGTCTTTTGGTATTTGACCTAAGGGAACACAGTACATCAATAGATGCCGCAATGACGACCTTACTTTTTTCACACTTCACACTGGAATCAAAGGTGTATTCAGGGAAGTAGAGATGAGATATCATTAGGCAAGTCTATAAAGAGAGATAGACGGGCATTTATTTGTAATTCAGATCATTTGCTGAAGCATCACACAAAACATCATTCTCTCTACCACTGAGATATCTCTCAAGTCTAT is a genomic window containing:
- the rbm39b gene encoding RNA-binding protein 39b, yielding MADDFDIEAMLEAPYRKGDSKSYSANGYEEHSRKKRHSRSRSPSPDRRRSRERKKGKDKRRSRSREKRRSRSRDRRSRSHERHGRYRGHKSPHRKSPFKKEKSPFKKEKSPFKKEKSPIRKPIDNLSAEERDARTVFCMQLAARIRPRDLEEFFSAVGKVRDVRMISDRNSRRSKGIAYVEFVEATSVPLAIGLTGQRLLGVPIIVQASQAEKNRAAAAAAAHNLQKGSAGPMRLYVGSLHFNITEEMLRGIFEPFGKIESIQLIMDSETGRSKGYGFISFADAECAKRALEQLNGFELAGRPMKVGHVTERSDGSSASSFLDNDELDRTGIDLGTTGRLQLMARLAEGTGLQIPPAAKQALQMSGSIPFGTLPGVIPAPSMNQAMNLPTQPLATHCLQLSNMFSPQSENEPGWDTEIQDDVIEECNRHGGIVHIYVDKNSTQGNVYVKCPSIPAAMAAVGALHGRWFAGKMITAAYVPLPTYHNLFPDSVTAMQLLRPTRR